The following coding sequences are from one Deltaproteobacteria bacterium window:
- a CDS encoding acyl-CoA dehydrogenase family protein — MWPAFSPAELELRDRVRAFLVDALPPRGAIPEDGWIHGFDPAFSRRLGAAGFIGMTWPTAYGGAGRNYVDRAIVTEELLRAGAPTAAHWVGDRQIGPALLAHGTEEQRREIVPRLARGELVFCLGMSEPGAGSDLAALSTRAIDDGDAFVVEGQKVWTSFAHHADYCYLVARTDPAAPRHRGISELLVDMRLPGIRVRPLVDMTGEHHFNEVFFERVRVSKRWLIGEVGRGWFQIASQLDYERAGMERLLSYAPLLADLEAHVRATGRSADPLVRQQLARFHGEIAVGRQLIYRIAWQLSRGVTPTADTALAKLYGSELEQRLARFAGEVLGPYAVLAPGAEAPLGGRVARAIVNAPALTIRGGTVEILRNVVAQRGLGLPRA, encoded by the coding sequence ATGTGGCCCGCGTTCTCGCCCGCCGAACTCGAGCTGCGCGACCGGGTGCGCGCGTTCCTCGTCGACGCGCTGCCGCCGCGCGGAGCGATCCCGGAGGACGGGTGGATCCACGGCTTCGACCCGGCGTTCTCCCGCCGCCTCGGCGCGGCCGGCTTCATCGGCATGACGTGGCCGACCGCCTACGGCGGCGCGGGGCGCAACTACGTCGACCGCGCCATCGTCACCGAGGAGCTGCTGCGCGCCGGGGCGCCGACGGCGGCGCACTGGGTCGGCGATCGGCAGATCGGACCCGCGCTGCTGGCGCACGGCACCGAGGAGCAGCGGCGCGAGATCGTTCCGCGGCTCGCGCGCGGCGAGCTCGTGTTCTGTCTCGGGATGAGCGAACCCGGCGCGGGCTCCGACCTCGCCGCGCTCTCGACGCGGGCGATCGACGACGGCGACGCGTTCGTCGTCGAAGGGCAGAAGGTGTGGACGAGCTTCGCGCACCACGCGGACTACTGCTACCTCGTCGCGCGCACCGACCCGGCGGCGCCGCGTCACCGCGGGATCAGCGAGCTCCTGGTCGACATGCGCCTGCCGGGCATTCGGGTGCGGCCGCTCGTCGACATGACCGGCGAGCACCACTTCAACGAGGTCTTCTTCGAGCGGGTGCGCGTCTCGAAGCGCTGGCTCATCGGGGAGGTCGGCCGCGGCTGGTTCCAGATCGCCTCCCAGCTCGACTACGAGCGCGCCGGGATGGAACGCCTGTTGAGCTACGCGCCGCTCCTCGCGGATCTCGAAGCGCACGTCCGCGCGACCGGACGGAGCGCCGACCCCCTCGTCCGCCAGCAGCTCGCGCGCTTCCACGGCGAGATCGCCGTCGGACGGCAGCTCATCTACCGCATCGCCTGGCAGCTCTCGCGGGGCGTGACGCCGACGGCGGACACGGCGCTCGCGAAGCTCTACGGCAGCGAGCTCGAACAACGCCTCGCGCGCTTCGCCGGCGAGGTCCTGGGGCCGTATGCGGTGCTCGCTCCGGGCGCCGAGGCGCCGCTCGGGGGCCGCGTCGCGCGCGCGATCGTGAACGCGCCCGCTCTCACCATCCGCGGCGGGACCGTGGAGATCCTCCGCAACGTCGTCGCGCAGCGTGGCCTCGGCCTGCCGCGCGCCTGA